A window of Pseudomonas mucidolens contains these coding sequences:
- a CDS encoding head completion/stabilization protein, with product MSAFVASGSVAGGHINTDPFWPSIDLENLRATLRIDSSVTPARLETAVIAAAINLNRELSEWREAQQAAGYATLDDVPGDRINDISVKAHLYRRAIEAGTGAEVCERYRDYSATNTGSQKAEELTPNIDDYRRDLRWAVRDFLGRTRTTVELI from the coding sequence ATGAGCGCCTTTGTAGCCAGCGGCTCCGTCGCAGGCGGCCATATCAACACCGATCCGTTCTGGCCGTCGATTGACCTGGAGAACCTGCGCGCCACACTGCGCATCGACTCCAGCGTCACCCCTGCCCGCTTGGAAACTGCCGTGATCGCCGCTGCCATCAACCTCAACCGCGAACTGAGTGAATGGCGGGAAGCCCAGCAAGCGGCTGGCTACGCCACGCTGGACGACGTGCCGGGTGATCGTATCAACGACATATCGGTAAAGGCCCACCTCTACCGTCGCGCCATTGAAGCCGGTACCGGCGCCGAAGTCTGCGAACGGTATCGCGATTACAGCGCCACCAACACCGGCAGCCAAAAGGCCGAAGAACTCACCCCCAACATCGACGACTACCGCCGCGATCTGCGCTGGGCCGTGCGCGACTTCCTCGGCCGCACCCGCACCACCGTGG
- a CDS encoding terminase endonuclease subunit, translating to MALSIAQAHQRRARAAMEAAKTAPRQSMAGATAYEHQLNQLLQDRLRLKAIQSNEGKAALKLQLLPEYIPYVEGVLEAGNGPQDDVMTIVMVWRVDVEDYSGALDIADYVLKHKLIMPDRFERTTGCLVAEEIATAALKAQKANGSFDLSILHRTVELTETEDMPDQARAKLFLATGRATLHGITAEEPGQPGQIQAGIDLLKRAIELHDGCGGKKDLDGAERLLKKHAAPSS from the coding sequence ATGGCACTCAGCATTGCTCAAGCCCACCAACGCCGCGCTCGCGCGGCCATGGAGGCAGCAAAAACGGCACCCCGGCAGTCCATGGCCGGCGCCACAGCTTACGAGCATCAGTTGAATCAACTGCTGCAAGACCGTTTGCGCTTGAAAGCCATCCAATCCAACGAGGGCAAGGCCGCGCTCAAATTGCAACTGCTGCCCGAGTACATCCCCTATGTCGAGGGTGTGCTTGAGGCCGGTAACGGCCCCCAAGACGACGTCATGACCATCGTCATGGTGTGGCGTGTCGACGTCGAGGACTACAGCGGCGCGCTGGACATCGCCGACTACGTGCTCAAACACAAGCTGATCATGCCGGATCGCTTCGAACGCACCACCGGTTGCCTGGTGGCAGAAGAAATTGCCACGGCAGCGCTGAAGGCACAGAAAGCCAACGGCAGTTTCGACCTGAGCATCCTGCACCGTACCGTCGAGTTGACCGAGACCGAAGACATGCCCGACCAGGCCCGCGCCAAGCTGTTCCTCGCAACTGGCCGCGCCACTCTGCACGGTATTACCGCCGAGGAACCAGGCCAGCCTGGACAGATTCAAGCCGGTATCGACCTGCTCAAGCGCGCAATCGAATTGCACGACGGTTGCGGCGGCAAAAAGGATTTGGACGGCGCCGAACGCCTCCTGAAAAAACACGCTGCTCCCAGCAGCTAA
- a CDS encoding phage major capsid protein, P2 family — translation MRNDTRKLYTGYLGQVAQLNGVDSTTATFNVDPTIQQRLETKIQESSEFLTKINIIGVDEQEGEKVGLGVGSTVASRTNTKVKKREPSSIGTLSSDKYRAEQTDFDTYVSYKQLDAWAKFPDFQTRLSSAIAQRQALDRIQIGFYGTSAEEQTDRTAHPLLEDVNIGWLQQYRTHAPDRVLTEGAVAGKITIGKTGDFKNIDALVYDAIQLLEPWYRRNPGLVVLTGRELVHDKFLALVNKDQDSTNTLASDLIISQRRVGGLPLYEVPYIPEGTILITTFANLSVYWQIGARRRYLKEEPEWNRVSNFESSNEAYVVEEYGLGCLLENITPVEEAGSEG, via the coding sequence ATGCGTAACGACACTCGAAAACTCTACACCGGCTACCTCGGCCAGGTTGCACAGCTCAACGGCGTTGACTCGACCACCGCCACGTTCAACGTTGACCCAACCATTCAGCAGCGCCTGGAAACCAAGATCCAGGAGTCGAGCGAGTTTCTGACCAAAATCAACATCATCGGCGTTGACGAACAGGAGGGTGAAAAGGTTGGCCTTGGCGTCGGCAGCACCGTTGCCAGCCGCACCAACACCAAGGTCAAGAAGCGTGAGCCGAGCAGCATTGGCACCCTGTCCAGCGACAAATACCGCGCTGAACAGACCGACTTTGACACCTATGTCAGTTACAAGCAGCTCGACGCCTGGGCCAAGTTCCCGGACTTCCAGACTCGCCTGTCCAGTGCCATTGCCCAACGTCAGGCGCTCGACCGTATCCAGATCGGCTTTTACGGCACTTCGGCCGAAGAGCAAACCGACCGAACGGCGCACCCACTGCTTGAAGATGTCAACATCGGCTGGCTCCAGCAGTACCGCACTCACGCACCTGACCGCGTGCTGACGGAAGGCGCCGTCGCTGGCAAAATCACCATCGGTAAAACCGGTGACTTTAAGAACATCGACGCGCTGGTCTACGACGCTATTCAGTTGCTGGAACCTTGGTACCGCCGCAACCCGGGTCTGGTGGTGTTGACCGGCCGTGAGCTGGTACACGACAAGTTCCTGGCCCTGGTCAACAAGGACCAGGACTCCACCAATACCCTTGCGAGCGACCTGATCATCTCGCAACGTCGCGTCGGCGGCCTGCCGTTGTACGAGGTGCCCTACATCCCCGAAGGCACGATCCTCATCACCACCTTCGCCAACCTGTCCGTGTACTGGCAGATCGGCGCGCGTCGTCGCTACCTCAAGGAAGAGCCGGAGTGGAACCGCGTCAGCAACTTCGAATCGTCGAACGAAGCCTACGTGGTGGAGGAATACGGCCTTGGCTGCCTGCTGGAAAACATCACTCCAGTCGAAGAAGCAGGAAGTGAGGGTTAA
- a CDS encoding GPO family capsid scaffolding protein yields the protein MKKFRSNWFRVAVEGATSDKRTIKRSWLEQAAKNFNPSTYGARIWLEHFRSLLPDSPFKAYGDVLAVKTEEVEINGQKKLALFAQVEPTPELIAMNKAKQKIYTSIEIDDSFSDTGEAYIVGLAVTDSPASLGTDVLAFSAQKPDVSPFKDRHYSSTSMFTEAVETELQFEEIEEKPGLGAQLFSKVQALLGGKQAKDDAEFAQIGQAVEAIADHVKDLPDQLAAEKKFSSELNTKVETLSKDLADLKTTLGATQDHSQTQRPPVTGGGKQALAEF from the coding sequence ATGAAGAAATTTCGCAGCAATTGGTTCCGCGTCGCCGTCGAGGGCGCTACCTCCGACAAGCGCACGATCAAACGCTCCTGGTTGGAACAGGCCGCGAAGAACTTCAACCCGTCCACCTACGGCGCCCGCATCTGGCTGGAGCACTTCCGCAGCCTGCTGCCCGACAGCCCGTTCAAAGCCTACGGTGACGTGCTCGCGGTCAAGACCGAAGAAGTGGAAATCAACGGCCAGAAGAAGCTGGCCCTGTTCGCCCAGGTCGAGCCCACGCCTGAGCTGATCGCTATGAACAAGGCCAAGCAGAAGATCTACACCTCTATCGAAATCGACGACAGCTTCTCCGACACCGGTGAGGCGTACATCGTCGGCCTGGCCGTCACAGACTCCCCAGCCAGCTTGGGTACTGACGTCCTGGCGTTCTCAGCTCAAAAACCTGATGTCAGTCCGTTCAAGGATCGCCATTACTCCTCTACTTCGATGTTCACCGAGGCAGTGGAAACCGAGCTGCAGTTTGAAGAAATCGAAGAGAAGCCCGGCCTTGGCGCCCAGCTTTTCAGCAAAGTTCAGGCGTTACTGGGCGGCAAACAGGCGAAGGACGATGCCGAGTTCGCTCAAATCGGCCAGGCCGTCGAAGCTATTGCCGACCACGTCAAAGACCTGCCGGACCAGTTGGCCGCAGAGAAGAAATTCTCCAGCGAGTTGAACACCAAGGTTGAGACGCTCAGCAAAGACCTGGCCGACCTGAAAACCACCCTCGGCGCCACACAAGACCACTCCCAAACCCAGCGCCCACCGGTAACCGGCGGCGGCAAACAAGCCCTGGCTGAATTCTGA